Proteins from a genomic interval of Quercus robur chromosome 9, dhQueRobu3.1, whole genome shotgun sequence:
- the LOC126699233 gene encoding uncharacterized protein LOC126699233 isoform X1 codes for MLLLSQAPNLSAKRCSLSSSPLNPKFTNPKPFLFSNRKPKLTSTSKPLNLTLAKPEGGIDSSSATKPTTPFHNDQTVFVGQENVPLEGVIQFDKPTSDSSFSSRLNKWGWVALLAGGDVLALLLFAAIGRFSHGFTVFDTETLRTADPFIAGWFLSAYFLGGYAEDGRGMNGPSKGVIAAAKSWALGIPLGIVIRSLSSGHFPPYNFILVTMGSTAVLLVGWRTILYNILPNDKSKKSDVYRRGSPFELFEEASGLFKVQPHHHSKLVTN; via the exons ATGCTTCTGCTAAGCCAAGCTCCAAACCTCTCAGCCAAGCGATGTTCTCTCTCATCCTCTCCCCTCAACCCCAAATTCACTAACCCAAAACCCTTCCTCTTCTCCAACCGCAAACCCAAACTCACTTCCACTTCAAAACCTCTCAATCTCACTCTAGCAAAACCAGAAGGAGGCATCGATTCCAGCTCTGCAACCAAACCAACCACACCTTTTCACAATGACCAAACCGTTTTTGTGGGCCAAGAAAACGTTCCCTTGGAAGGTGTTATTCAGTTCGATAAACCCACTTCggattcttctttttcttcacgtTTGAACAAATGGGG TTGGGTTGCTTTGCTTGCTGGTGGGGATGTTTTGGCTTTGCTTTTGTTCGCTGCAATTGGAAGGTTTAGTCACGGTTTTACTGTTTTTGACACTGAGACACTGCGCACGGCTGACCCTTTTATTGCTG GGTGGTTTTTAAGTGCTTACTTCCTTGGAGGTTATGCGGAGGATGGCCGTGGAATGAATGGTCCTTCAAAGGGTGTCATTGCTGCTGCTAAGTCATGGGCGCTGGGAATTCCA TTGGGAATAGTTATAAGGTCTCTATCATCAGGCCATTTTCCGCCATATAACTTTATACTAGTAACAATGGGAAGTACTGCTGTTTTACTCGTTGGATGGAGAACAATACTGTACAACATTCTGCCCAATGATAAGAGCAAGAAGAGTGATGTATATCGCCGTGGCAGCCCATTTGAACTGTTTGAG gAAGCCAGTGGGCTCTTCAAAGTTCAACCTCATCATCATTCAAAGCTAGTCActaattga
- the LOC126698413 gene encoding AP2-like ethylene-responsive transcription factor CRL5, producing the protein MKSMNDNSGSNNNWLGFSLSPHMKMEVPSDPQQQHQYHHHQQGQASSAAVSSAPPPTSYYLNTPAGICYLVGENAGFHSPLSVMPLKSDGSLCIMEALTRSQPEGMVPSSSPKLEDFLGGASMGTHEYGTHEREAMALSLDSIYYNQNAEAETSREHSLGLLQEPYRQQEQHIPVQTHPYYTGLHCHGIYQTPLEDESKQTHIADCDSQIPHMAEDGIPCLKNWVARQYSAQHALEQQMNGNIVDDNGASGSVNAMGCGDLQSLSLSMSPGSQSSCVTAPRQISPTGAECVAMETKKRGPGKVGHKQPVHRKSIDTFGQRTSQYRGVTRHRWTGRYEAHLWDNSCKKEGQTRKGRQVYLGGYDMEEKAARAYDLAALKYWGPSTHINFPLENYQSELEEMKNMSRQEYVAHLRRKSSGFSRGASMYRGVTRHHQHGRWQARIGRVAGNKDLYLGTFSTQEEAAEAYDIAAIKFRGVNAVTNFDITRYDVERIMASNTLLAGELARRNKDTDSRTEAIDYNPPMHNGGEANQTENGNGNGNSSDWKMALYQSTQQQQQQQQHPHACVESLDHQKSVNYRNPSFSMALQDLIGIDSVNSSQAMVDDSSKFGTHFSNPSSLVTSLSSSREPSPDKTGSTMLFAKPPSASKFISPATGVSSWFQSPQLRPTPISMSHLPVFAAWTDT; encoded by the exons atgaagtccATGAATGATAACAGTGGCAGCAATAATAACTGGTTGGGCTTTTCTCTCTCACCCCACATGAAAATGGAGGTTCCTTCTGATCCTCAACAACAACATCAGTACCATCATCATCAACAGGGCCAGGCTTCTTCAGCTGCTGTTTCTAGTGCTCCTCCTCCTACTAGTTACTACCTTAATACCCCAGCTGGAATTTGTTACTTGGTTGGAGAAAATGCTGGTTTTCACTCTCCGTTGTCTGTAATGCCACTCAAGTCAGATGGCTCTCTTTGTATTATGGAAGCTCTCACTAGATCACAACCGGAAG GAATGGTGCCAAGTTCATCACCAAAATTGGAAGACTTTTTAGGTGGTGCAAGTATGGGAACCCATGAGTATGGAACTCATGAAAGAGAAGCAATGGCGCTAAGCTTAGACAGCATTTACTACAACCAAAATGCCGAGGCTGAAACCAGCAGGGAACATTCACTGGGCCTTCTCCAAGAACCTTATAGGCAACAAGAGCAACATATTCCGGTTCAAACCCACCCATACTATACTGGGCTTCACTGCCACGGGATATATCAAACACCATTGGAGGATGAATCAAAGCAAACCCATATAGCAGATTGTGATTCTCAAATCCCTCACATGGCGGAAGACGGGATTCCTTGCTTGAAAAACTGGGTGGCTAGGCAGTACTCTGCCCAGCATGCTCTGGAGCAGCAAATGAATGGTAACATTGTTGATGATAATGGTGCTTCTGGGTCTGTAAATGCAATGGGATGTGGGGATTTACAGTCTTTAAGCTTGTCCATGAGCCCTGGTTCTCAGTCTAGCTGTGTTACAGCTCCAAGGCAGATCTCACCTACTGGAGCTGAATGTGTTGCCATGGAAACAAAGAAGAGAGGTCCTGGAAAAGTTGGTCACAAGCAACCTGTACATAGGAAGTCCATTGACACATTTGGACAGAGAACTTCACAGTATAGAGGTGTTACAAG GCACAGATGGACTGGTAGATATGAGGCCCATCTGTGGGATAACAGTTGCAAGAAGGAAGGGCAAACCAGGAAGGGAAGGCAAG TTTATCTTG GGGGTTATGATATGGAAGAGAAAGCTGCAAGAGCATATGACCTTGCTGCCCTGAAGTACTGGGGGCCTTCAACTCATATTAACTTTCCG CTAGAAAACTATCAATCAGAACTGgaagaaatgaagaacatgAGCCGGCAAGAATATGTTGCTCACTTGAGGAG GAAAAGTAGTGGGTTTTCAAGGGGAGCTTCAATGTACCGAGGAGTGAcaag GCATCACCAACATGGAAGATGGCAAGCTAGGATTGGCAGAGTTGCAGGAAACAAGGACCTTTATCTGGGGACATTCA GCACTCAAGAGGAAGCAGCCGAAGCCTATGACATTGCTGCCATAAAGTTTCGTGGCGTAAATGCAGTCACCAACTTCGACATAACCAGATATGATGTTGAAAGGATCATGGCAAGCAATACTCTACTTGCTGGGGAGCTGGCTAGGCGAAACAAAGATACAGATTCAAGAACTGAAGCTATTGATTATAATCCACCAATGCACAATGGTGGGGAAGCCAATCAAACTGAAAATGGAAATGGTAATGGTAATAGCTCGGATTGGAAGATGGCTTTGTATCAGTCCAcacagcaacagcaacagcaacagcaacatcCACATGCGTGTGTTGAGTCACTTGATCATCAGAAATCTGTTAATTATCGGAACCCGTCTTTCTCAATGGCCCTACAAGACTTAATTGGTATTGATTCAGTGAACTCAAGTCAGGCGATGGTAGATGACTCGAGCAAATTTGGTACACACTTTTCAAATCCATCGTCACTTGTGACCAGTTTGAGCAGCTCAAGAGAGCCTAGCCCAGATAAAACCGGCTCCACAATGCTCTTTGCAAAGCCCCCTTCAGCTTCAAAGTTCATTAGCCCTGCCACCGGTGTTAGTTCCTGGTTCCAATCACCTCAGCTGAGGCCTACACCAATCTCTATGTCTCACTTGCCAGTTTTTGCTGCTTGGACtgatacttaa
- the LOC126699233 gene encoding uncharacterized protein LOC126699233 isoform X2, with translation MLLLSQAPNLSAKRCSLSSSPLNPKFTNPKPFLFSNRKPKLTSTSKPLNLTLAKPEGGIDSSSATKPTTPFHNDQTVFVGQENVPLEGVIQFDKPTSDSSFSSRLNKWGWVALLAGGDVLALLLFAAIGRFSHGFTVFDTETLRTADPFIAGWFLSAYFLGGYAEDGRGMNGPSKGVIAAAKSWALGIPLGIVIRSLSSGHFPPYNFILVTMGSTAVLLVGWRTILYNILPNDKSKKSDVYRRGSPFELFEVVQFLNFYLDQNDGLPL, from the exons ATGCTTCTGCTAAGCCAAGCTCCAAACCTCTCAGCCAAGCGATGTTCTCTCTCATCCTCTCCCCTCAACCCCAAATTCACTAACCCAAAACCCTTCCTCTTCTCCAACCGCAAACCCAAACTCACTTCCACTTCAAAACCTCTCAATCTCACTCTAGCAAAACCAGAAGGAGGCATCGATTCCAGCTCTGCAACCAAACCAACCACACCTTTTCACAATGACCAAACCGTTTTTGTGGGCCAAGAAAACGTTCCCTTGGAAGGTGTTATTCAGTTCGATAAACCCACTTCggattcttctttttcttcacgtTTGAACAAATGGGG TTGGGTTGCTTTGCTTGCTGGTGGGGATGTTTTGGCTTTGCTTTTGTTCGCTGCAATTGGAAGGTTTAGTCACGGTTTTACTGTTTTTGACACTGAGACACTGCGCACGGCTGACCCTTTTATTGCTG GGTGGTTTTTAAGTGCTTACTTCCTTGGAGGTTATGCGGAGGATGGCCGTGGAATGAATGGTCCTTCAAAGGGTGTCATTGCTGCTGCTAAGTCATGGGCGCTGGGAATTCCA TTGGGAATAGTTATAAGGTCTCTATCATCAGGCCATTTTCCGCCATATAACTTTATACTAGTAACAATGGGAAGTACTGCTGTTTTACTCGTTGGATGGAGAACAATACTGTACAACATTCTGCCCAATGATAAGAGCAAGAAGAGTGATGTATATCGCCGTGGCAGCCCATTTGAACTGTTTGAG GTTGTTCAATTCCTCAATTTCTATTTGGACCAAAATGACGGCCTACCTTTGTGA
- the LOC126699233 gene encoding uncharacterized protein LOC126699233 isoform X3 translates to MLLLSQAPNLSAKRCSLSSSPLNPKFTNPKPFLFSNRKPKLTSTSKPLNLTLAKPEGGIDSSSATKPTTPFHNDQTVFVGQENVPLEGVIQFDKPTSDSSFSSRLNKWGWVALLAGGDVLALLLFAAIGRFSHGFTVFDTETLRTADPFIAGWFLSAYFLGGYAEDGRGMNGPSKGVIAAAKSWALGIPLGIVIRSLSSGHFPPYNFILVTMGSTAVLLVGWRTILYNILPNDKSKKSDVYRRGSPFELFELLTSLVRRW, encoded by the exons ATGCTTCTGCTAAGCCAAGCTCCAAACCTCTCAGCCAAGCGATGTTCTCTCTCATCCTCTCCCCTCAACCCCAAATTCACTAACCCAAAACCCTTCCTCTTCTCCAACCGCAAACCCAAACTCACTTCCACTTCAAAACCTCTCAATCTCACTCTAGCAAAACCAGAAGGAGGCATCGATTCCAGCTCTGCAACCAAACCAACCACACCTTTTCACAATGACCAAACCGTTTTTGTGGGCCAAGAAAACGTTCCCTTGGAAGGTGTTATTCAGTTCGATAAACCCACTTCggattcttctttttcttcacgtTTGAACAAATGGGG TTGGGTTGCTTTGCTTGCTGGTGGGGATGTTTTGGCTTTGCTTTTGTTCGCTGCAATTGGAAGGTTTAGTCACGGTTTTACTGTTTTTGACACTGAGACACTGCGCACGGCTGACCCTTTTATTGCTG GGTGGTTTTTAAGTGCTTACTTCCTTGGAGGTTATGCGGAGGATGGCCGTGGAATGAATGGTCCTTCAAAGGGTGTCATTGCTGCTGCTAAGTCATGGGCGCTGGGAATTCCA TTGGGAATAGTTATAAGGTCTCTATCATCAGGCCATTTTCCGCCATATAACTTTATACTAGTAACAATGGGAAGTACTGCTGTTTTACTCGTTGGATGGAGAACAATACTGTACAACATTCTGCCCAATGATAAGAGCAAGAAGAGTGATGTATATCGCCGTGGCAGCCCATTTGAACTGTTTGAG TTGCTCACGTCATTAGTACGAAGGTGGTGA